GGGAGTTTTGGGCATGTCACATTAGACTAGAATTGTTGCTGTACACATCCAATGTGTGGTTCACATGGGgcaacaagcacacacattcacacacacacacacacacacacacacacacacacacacatacacacacacacacacacacacacacacagaggaaagggcccctctgtgtctctgcagacaTGCATTTCTGGCCAGTGCACTGACCAGCACTGATCAGGGCCGTTGGCGAGGtgaataaatgctgtttcagcACGAGACATCATCTTAGGCGAGCGGTGACGCGTGAGCGCCCAAGCAACAGATGCCCCCACCCCCAACGCTTCCTATATCCAGCCATCTGTTAGGGTCTGTTCAATAAATCGTTGGATAAGTGCCTGTTTTTACGCGATGTTGCCGATAAGCCACGTGACCATATCTTATTTCTAAGACACGGAAATATTTGGCACACTCAGAAACACGGAGAGCCCACAGCGCAGTTGGCAAAGACGGGTCTCTCCCAGTCTCGTGCACAGCTGTGCGCAATCGCGCGCACAATGGGATCAATGCGGGGGCACGTGCGACTCGCGAGACCCCGGCTGTCAATGGCCAGTGATGACAAAAGACCCCCACTGCGCTGCGGCTCGCCACGCACGAGGACATGCGGGCGTGTATTATGCCGTGGCATTTGTAGTCCAAACAGGGGAAAATACTCAATATTGAGAGACGTTTAgtgaataaacaataataatcaatCATTAGTGTCATTGCTAATGTGAACGAACAAGCAAAAAAAGCACTGTAGCGTACAGTGGTCTACTAATCTTGCCTTGTAATATATCATCAATTGGCAAGTAGTTTTATAGATATGCTATATGGTTCACAATTTGCCCTTAAGCGTACCATAAAGTACCTGTCTGTTCATCACTGCACCAATCGATTCAATAATCAGATTGCCCTTGGGGGCACAATATGACGCtaaaaatggaagaaaacaattgaatgaatgagtgaacaACGCACACACCTGCTCTCCGCACACTAAACTGTCAAAATCACTTACATGCGCACACATGGAAGAGCGTCCCTTCACTCAGCGACGACCGGGCCTACACTGTGTGTAATTAAGTGGAAAATTCCTAATCCAACCGACTAATGAAGAGATGGACAATCGATTAAGTTAACCAAGACATTAAAACTGAACAGGGGAATTGGTTGGTTTGTCCCACATTTCCAAGTGTGACGATGTAGACATACAATGGCGCTTTCAGGGGGAACATAAAGATATGACACATGCAGGACTTTTTCTGTCGGATCTGTACCAGATTGGCGAAGGCTttacgcaaaaaaaaaaaaagattcggTGACAGAGCAGAAATACTGGCCTTCATTTCTGGTTAAACTGTGGCCAAAAACGTGTGTAGTGATTAGACAATGGTGGGGAATATGTGTCTGTCCAGTCTTAATACTTTTGGGAGATCATTAATGTGAGGTGTAGCTACACTAATTGGCCTTTGTGCGGCGGGGAAAATAATGAGGTGAAGAGTGATGAACATTTGTAGGTAGATTTGCACCTCTGTACTAAAATAGCATCAGATACGCGCCTTGTACATCTGGTGTATTTAGGATAAAAGTTTTCCAGTGTGCGCAAATTTTCCGCACTCACCCTTCACCTTGTCACTGTTTCAGAGCCTCCTGATTTACAAATAAAACTCTGTGTACACgagcactctctctctctctctctctctctttctgtctctctctctgcccctaACTCATTTGCTGGGTGAAAACTCTGGCCACGAGCCCGCCACGCGCGTTTGTGTGAGTTGATGGTGGGTGGGGCGCACGAGGGAGGGGCTTACCCAGCTAAAGGCTAAGAAATCAGCCAGTTCGTGCCAGTTGGAGATGAGAGTTCCACGCGCACTGATGGCTATCTGAGGAAAGTATTTGAGGAGTTTGGGACACTGGTGGAAGCGCGCAGAGAGAAACGCAGCGACCCCGGATTAATCACTGgagtttttttaaatcagactttttctttttattataatttgaAGTAGTGTGAGCTGTAAATCCAAACAGGTGAGTCCACAAATCTGTTCGTTATTAGTccaacataaagaaaaatatccTAAATAGTTCTTTTTAGTGAATTAAATTTGAACTAAATTCAGAAAATGCACACATAGGAGCACTTGTGTTTAACTTCTAAACTTTTACTTTATAAAATTACAGTCAGTCAATCTCAATGAAAATCTTATATCTATAGAGTTCTTGtaattatgttatattatataatcCAGACATAATTGCGTGGCTAAAGtttgaattaataaattataGTAACCTGTCCCACTTTTACGCATTAGTGCACAATAATTAACTGGGACAGTTTACAAAAACAATAGCAACATTCTTTGCCCGAGGACTGCCCTTCAGTTTTctaactaataataattataacagtaaaagtaataatatttataataaggctttaatttattttaaagttcGGGCTATCTATTCGGTGAGGTGTACAGATTTATTTTTAGAGAAATAACGTCATAAGCAGTTTGTGGACGGCTTGTCCACATGTGTGCTGAGTTGTATGTTGCCTATTTAATCTTTGAGCTTTATATGCTGAGTAAATCCTGTTCTGTCCCAGATTGACAGCATCTCTGTAGCGACCACAGCATAACAGCAGGGGATTTTTCAGCTACCAAACTCTAAAAAACAGCCATCTATTCCTAATATCAGAATATCACAGTAAGACGTTTTAAATAGTCAGTTGTTGGACACTGAGTGAGCTGTCCACACTGCAGTGCTGAAATGAGAGCACTCACTCTGTATTTCATGAGATATGAGTAGCCCATCACTATATCTCGGGAATTACTTTAGTCCCCATTCCTAATCAATCACAATACAACATTCTATACACTTTAGGGAGTAACATCATGCATTTACAGATAAGTTAAGGTTGTATCTGTTGATTGAcagtttttcctgctgtgtttctccAGATCAAAATGATGCCTAAACCTTTTGGAAAGAGTGGGGATGTGAGCGAGCTGGTGAGCTCCCTCGGCTGGCTTGAGGAAGACGGCAGCTCTCAGGATGGCGATGCAAGCCCAGAGATGAGGGGTCGCCATGGCCTGACTGCAGGGGGCCGAATCCAGTCCTGCACAGAACTGGGCAGTGAGGATattgaggaggaagaggaggaggaggatgaggatgagatGGGACCAAATGGAGAAAACGCTCCCAAGAGAAGAGGCcctaagaagaagaagatgaccAAAGCTAGACAGGAGAGGTTTCGTGCCCGGCGAGTCAAGGCCAACGCCAGAGAACGTTCACGAATGCACGGGCTGAACGATGCCCTGGAAAATCTGCGCAGAGTGATGCCCTGCTACTCCAAGACACAGAAGCTGTCAAAGATTGAGACTCTACGGCTGGCCCACAACTACATCTGGGCTCTGTCAGAGGTGCTCGAGAGTGGCCAGTCACCAGAAAGCCATGGCTTTATGGAGATGCTGTGTAAAGGCCTGTCTCAGCCCACCAGCAACCTTGTGGCCGGCTGCTTGCAGCTGGGCACCAGTTCGATGATGCTCAACAAGCTGGATGACAAGTGTGGAGGCCCAGGAGTGGGTGGTGTGGGGGGTCAGGTTGGCCATCCCCTCAGCTACCCATCTCCAGGTCTTCCCAGCCCCCCGTATGGCTCCCTGGAGGCGTCTCACCTCCTCCACATGAAGGGATTCAAGGGGCCTGTATACGACAACCCCTCCCCTAACGAGTGCAGCAGCGGCACCCCACCATACGATGGGCCCCTCACTCCTCCCCTGAGCATCAGTGGCAACTTTGCCCTGAAGCAGGAGCCTTCTCCCCATGAGGCAGAGAGGAACTACACACCCCAGCCTGGCCACCATGGCCACTACCTCTCGTCACACCATTACGCCGCTTCCACGACTGGCAGCCTACCAGTGGGGCCTCAGGGCCACCCACTTTTTCAGGCTTCACGCTATGATCTGCCCCTGGATGTGGCCTTCGACTCCTTCACTCCCTCTCACCTCGTCACCCCTCACTCTCAGATGAGTGGCATCTGAAATGTGACCATGAACAGTTGAGAGAACCAGTGATAACTCTTCTATGAAACTGGCCACAAGAGAAACATTGCTCTTGAATAAACTTCtgtataaaaaaacaatggcCGTGGCACTGACTGTATAGAGAAAATGGTTTGCATTTATGTTGTCTAGTACTCTGGGAGAGCACCGAATGCTCAGAGAGAGACTCACCACCTCAACTCAATCTACCTGATACAAACACGCACCCAtaacttttaatattttatttattctgttctaTTAAGATTATACAATGTTGGTATTTGGGTTATACTTATTTCTGAAGACGTTGCCCCCTTAGTTGTTACAGAGTGACTGAAAAATTTTCAGCCAAATCAGATATCCACGGTTCAGCATTTCACAGATGTTTCTGTGCAAGTTTAGGgactgaacaaaaacatgtgaatTTTGTAAAAAGATCTGCATGTCTGCACATCCAAAT
This sequence is a window from Pempheris klunzingeri isolate RE-2024b chromosome 11, fPemKlu1.hap1, whole genome shotgun sequence. Protein-coding genes within it:
- the neurod4 gene encoding neurogenic differentiation factor 4, translated to MMPKPFGKSGDVSELVSSLGWLEEDGSSQDGDASPEMRGRHGLTAGGRIQSCTELGSEDIEEEEEEEDEDEMGPNGENAPKRRGPKKKKMTKARQERFRARRVKANARERSRMHGLNDALENLRRVMPCYSKTQKLSKIETLRLAHNYIWALSEVLESGQSPESHGFMEMLCKGLSQPTSNLVAGCLQLGTSSMMLNKLDDKCGGPGVGGVGGQVGHPLSYPSPGLPSPPYGSLEASHLLHMKGFKGPVYDNPSPNECSSGTPPYDGPLTPPLSISGNFALKQEPSPHEAERNYTPQPGHHGHYLSSHHYAASTTGSLPVGPQGHPLFQASRYDLPLDVAFDSFTPSHLVTPHSQMSGI